In one window of Vicinamibacterales bacterium DNA:
- a CDS encoding diacylglycerol kinase family protein — protein MPPDGVVAIVNPFAGAGATRDAPQVRQRLLEERFAAAGVTGCVRFTERAGHAGELARAALDAGAALVIAWGGDGTINEIASAVSGSRTPLGIVPAGSGNGFANELGLDSVPRRAIDTALLGRDRVIDGGEFDGRRFFNIAGTGLDAAVAERFNTRPRGRRGLGPYLRITARELMRYKSLRYRIRLDGDEIVTTALFVVFANGREFGNRIRIAPGAKLDDGLLEAIVVEDRPPLARLWSSRFAALGRLERTPGMIVRGVRQASIETDREIVYQIDGETGRAPGRVEIRVVPATLTVRVAR, from the coding sequence ATGCCCCCAGACGGTGTCGTGGCGATCGTCAATCCGTTCGCCGGTGCCGGCGCGACGCGCGACGCTCCGCAGGTGCGCCAGCGACTGCTCGAGGAACGGTTCGCCGCCGCGGGAGTCACGGGCTGTGTGCGCTTCACCGAGCGCGCCGGTCACGCGGGCGAGCTGGCGCGGGCGGCGCTCGACGCCGGCGCCGCGCTGGTCATCGCGTGGGGCGGCGACGGCACGATCAACGAGATCGCGTCGGCGGTCTCCGGTTCGCGCACGCCGCTCGGCATCGTCCCGGCCGGCTCGGGCAACGGCTTCGCCAACGAGCTGGGACTCGATTCCGTGCCGCGGCGCGCCATCGACACGGCGCTGCTCGGTCGCGATCGCGTCATTGATGGCGGCGAGTTCGACGGCCGTCGGTTCTTCAACATCGCCGGCACGGGGCTCGACGCGGCAGTCGCCGAGCGGTTCAACACGCGTCCCCGGGGGCGGCGGGGCCTCGGGCCCTATCTGCGCATCACCGCGCGCGAGCTGATGCGCTACAAGAGCCTCCGGTACCGCATTCGCCTCGACGGCGACGAGATCGTCACGACGGCGCTTTTCGTCGTCTTCGCCAACGGCCGCGAGTTCGGCAATCGGATCCGCATCGCCCCTGGCGCGAAACTCGACGACGGCCTGCTCGAGGCGATCGTGGTGGAGGACCGCCCACCGCTCGCGCGCCTCTGGAGCAGCCGGTTTGCGGCGCTGGGCCGCCTCGAACGAACGCCCGGCATGATCGTACGAGGCGTGAGGCAGGCGTCGATCGAGACCGATCGCGAGATCGTCTATCAGATCGACGGTGAAACAGGCCGCGCTCCCGGCCGGGTCGAGATCCGGGTGGTACCGGCAACGCTGACCGTGCGGGTGGCGCGGTGA
- a CDS encoding sigma-54 dependent transcriptional regulator codes for MPENAKHLLLVDDEAALREAIAERLADHGFVVEQAGSGEEALARLAAFAFDIIVTDLRLPGVDGRAVLDAALERYPEIIAIVITGFGTVKDAVNSIKQGAADFITKPFQFDALLHVLNSALEQRRLRSENAYLRSQLEERYRIDGLVGRSRVMRDLFQLLETVAATSSTVLITGETGTGKELAARAIHHNSPRRGNRFVAINCSAIPETLLEAELFGHVRGAFTGAVGTRQGRLEQAHKGTFFLDEVGTMSASLQAKLLRVLQEREFERVGDSHTVKIDVRVIAATHSDLPKMVHEGTFREDLFYRLNVIPVRLPSLRERREDIPLLAQHFLERLGAEQLPPRSVTMSQEALRRLMDYSWPGNVRQLENVVERAMAFSHGRTQIDVADLGTEIIQAAAHEAEDRSAWFPDDGLDLEKYIEDVELTLIKRSLERTQGNKVQAARLLNLKRTTLIEKLKRLERGTEA; via the coding sequence ATGCCTGAAAACGCGAAACATCTGCTGCTCGTTGACGACGAGGCGGCTTTGCGGGAAGCCATCGCGGAACGGCTCGCCGACCACGGATTCGTCGTGGAGCAGGCCGGCAGCGGCGAGGAGGCGCTCGCGCGCCTGGCCGCGTTTGCCTTCGACATCATCGTCACCGATCTGCGCCTGCCTGGCGTCGACGGACGCGCAGTGCTCGACGCCGCGCTCGAACGCTATCCCGAGATCATCGCGATCGTGATCACCGGCTTCGGGACGGTCAAGGACGCGGTCAACAGCATCAAACAGGGGGCGGCTGACTTCATCACCAAGCCGTTCCAGTTCGACGCGCTGCTGCACGTCCTCAATTCGGCACTCGAACAGCGCCGTCTCCGATCCGAAAACGCCTATCTTCGTTCTCAGCTCGAGGAGCGCTATCGCATCGACGGGCTCGTGGGTCGGAGCCGGGTGATGCGCGATCTCTTCCAGTTGCTCGAAACCGTGGCCGCCACCTCGAGCACCGTACTGATCACCGGCGAGACGGGAACGGGGAAGGAGCTGGCCGCGCGCGCCATCCATCACAACAGTCCGCGGCGCGGTAACCGTTTCGTCGCTATCAACTGCAGCGCCATCCCCGAAACGCTGCTCGAGGCGGAGCTCTTCGGGCACGTGCGCGGCGCGTTCACCGGCGCGGTCGGCACGCGGCAGGGACGTCTGGAACAGGCGCACAAAGGAACGTTCTTCCTCGACGAGGTGGGCACGATGAGCGCGTCGCTGCAGGCGAAGCTGCTGCGCGTGCTGCAGGAGCGGGAATTCGAGCGCGTCGGCGACTCCCACACCGTCAAGATCGACGTCCGCGTCATCGCGGCAACGCATTCCGACCTGCCGAAGATGGTGCACGAGGGGACCTTCCGCGAGGACCTCTTCTACCGCCTGAACGTCATCCCCGTGCGTCTGCCGTCGCTGCGCGAGCGGCGCGAGGACATCCCGTTGCTGGCGCAGCATTTCCTGGAGCGGCTCGGCGCGGAACAGTTACCGCCCAGAAGCGTGACGATGTCGCAGGAAGCGCTGCGGCGGCTGATGGATTATTCGTGGCCGGGCAACGTCCGCCAGCTCGAGAACGTCGTCGAGCGGGCCATGGCGTTCAGCCACGGACGCACGCAGATCGACGTCGCCGATCTCGGCACGGAGATCATCCAGGCCGCGGCGCACGAAGCCGAAGATCGCTCGGCCTGGTTTCCCGACGATGGCCTCGACCTGGAGAAATACATCGAAGACGTCGAGCTGACGCTGATCAAACGCTCGCTGGAGCGGACGCAGGGTAACAAGGTGCAGGCGGCGCGCCTGCTCAACCTGAAGCGAACCACGCTCATCGAAAAACTGAAGCGCCTCGAACGCGGAACCGAGGCATGA
- a CDS encoding GAF domain-containing protein, with product MLPPPQLREQETLTTLIDLGRQVAGVLDVSELLAQIPRLIARLIEFDAFAVYLLDERRGDLRVAYGVGYPQQSDPSRLKPGQGLVGAAIASQMPLMVNDVAGDPRYVTMVPGMASELVVPLLHKKRAIGALNILSRHRDQFAAADVELLRQFAAHVAVSIVNAQLFERVRSDADAFETLAEIGRDVASVLDVEELFSRIAHATRRVIDYRTFGLWLLDEERAELEIKIAVQYGEKVDVPRIGVGEGLVGYAALHREPVLVPDVAADPRYINVVADVRSELAIPMLLKDRCIGVFDLESPELDAFTKRDVEILTLLASQAAVAIENARLYETVRANEVRLEKEVRFAQRVQAALLPVGLPKRMKGVDVAASFAPARELGGDFHDFLSPEANTLAVALGDVSGKGVPAALYSVFAAELIRGRTFRRRFLPDRSGPASVLSSVNTILYQRQLEEYYCTLCYAIFDLKRRVVTLANSGLPYPIRASADGVAAIELPGVPLGSFQGSTYDEISVALHTGDVFVFCSDGVSEAMNVKGEEFGAERLIATVERSRHLAPRAIVDDIFLSAEAFRDGAPPNDDMTAVAVKITG from the coding sequence ATGCTTCCGCCCCCGCAACTGCGTGAGCAGGAAACGCTCACCACCCTCATCGATCTCGGCCGACAGGTCGCCGGCGTACTCGACGTCAGCGAGCTGCTCGCACAGATTCCGCGCCTGATCGCGCGGCTGATCGAGTTCGACGCGTTCGCCGTGTACCTGCTCGACGAGCGCCGCGGCGATCTGCGCGTCGCCTACGGCGTCGGCTACCCGCAGCAGTCCGATCCGTCGCGGTTGAAACCGGGCCAGGGGCTGGTCGGCGCCGCGATTGCGAGCCAGATGCCGCTGATGGTCAACGACGTGGCGGGCGATCCGCGCTATGTGACGATGGTGCCGGGGATGGCGTCGGAGCTGGTGGTGCCGCTGCTGCACAAGAAGCGGGCGATCGGCGCGCTCAACATCCTCAGCCGCCACCGCGACCAGTTCGCCGCCGCCGACGTCGAGCTGCTGCGCCAGTTCGCCGCGCACGTCGCCGTCAGCATCGTCAACGCGCAGCTCTTCGAGCGCGTGCGCAGCGACGCCGACGCGTTCGAGACGCTGGCCGAGATCGGCCGCGACGTCGCGTCGGTTCTCGACGTCGAAGAGCTGTTCTCGCGCATCGCGCACGCGACGCGCCGGGTCATCGACTACCGGACGTTCGGCCTGTGGCTCCTCGACGAGGAGCGGGCGGAACTCGAGATCAAGATTGCCGTCCAGTACGGGGAGAAGGTCGACGTGCCGCGCATCGGCGTCGGCGAAGGACTGGTCGGCTATGCCGCGCTGCACAGGGAGCCGGTCCTCGTGCCCGACGTCGCGGCCGATCCTCGCTACATCAACGTGGTGGCCGACGTCCGGTCGGAGCTGGCGATTCCGATGCTGCTGAAGGATCGCTGCATCGGGGTGTTCGATCTCGAGAGTCCGGAGCTGGATGCGTTCACCAAGCGCGACGTCGAGATCCTGACGCTGCTCGCCAGCCAGGCGGCGGTGGCGATCGAGAATGCGCGGCTCTACGAGACCGTCCGGGCCAACGAAGTGCGCCTGGAAAAGGAAGTCCGCTTCGCGCAGCGCGTCCAGGCGGCCCTGCTGCCGGTCGGCCTGCCGAAACGGATGAAGGGAGTCGACGTCGCGGCGAGCTTCGCGCCGGCCCGCGAGCTGGGCGGCGACTTCCACGATTTCCTGTCGCCGGAAGCCAACACCCTGGCGGTGGCGCTCGGTGACGTCTCCGGCAAGGGAGTGCCCGCCGCGCTCTACAGCGTGTTTGCCGCGGAGCTGATCCGCGGCCGCACGTTCCGGCGGCGCTTCCTGCCCGATCGCTCGGGGCCGGCCAGCGTGCTCTCGTCGGTGAACACCATCCTCTATCAGCGGCAGCTCGAGGAGTACTACTGCACGCTCTGCTACGCGATCTTCGATCTGAAGCGGCGGGTGGTGACGCTGGCGAATTCCGGCCTGCCGTATCCGATTCGCGCGTCGGCCGACGGCGTCGCGGCGATCGAACTGCCCGGCGTGCCGCTCGGATCGTTTCAGGGATCGACGTACGACGAGATCAGCGTCGCTCTCCATACCGGCGACGTCTTCGTCTTCTGCAGCGATGGAGTGTCGGAGGCGATGAACGTGAAGGGTGAGGAATTCGGCGCCGAGCGCTTGATCGCCACGGTCGAACGATCCCGCCATCTTGCTCCCCGCGCGATCGTCGACGACATCTTCCTAAGTGCCGAAGCCTTTCGCGATGGCGCGCCGCCCAACGACGACATGACCGCCGTGGCAGTCAAGATCACCGGGTGA
- a CDS encoding ATP-binding protein: MERPAERLRADANPDETPAGTSRQAGAAERQTIEGFARLFEAVHEGVYIGVIDDASTRTAAANPHLKLMFGFAADAAENAIRPFDPDTFVDSQARDAFLARLRRDGALTDYLLRLRRADKVAIWVEVTAHVETDETGGLRIEALMRDVSERKRLEDQARDLYHQLLQAEKLAALGQTISGVAHELNNPLATILTWAERLSQRPPAQIDEQTRRGLETILSESERAAKIVRNLLTFARKRHTTRAMVDVNQVTRQTLALRSYEQRLHNVTVIEALAAGLPLVFADPHQFQQVLLNLIINAEQAMIGAHGHGTLVLRTWHDFDSDVVMLEVNDDGPGMTEDVQPKIFDPFFTTKEVGKGTGLGLTVAYAIVQEHGGRITVNSMPGSGASFLIALPVTDAPVKPIAPQGAAAPDGGAGSVVLVVEDEEALGAAVAESLSDAGFTVDRARDGAEALLRVEARIYDLIICDLKMPRVDGMTFYRTLEREHPEIARRIVFVTGDVAGTEAEQFLEECGCRWLAKPFRLRDLLRTARESVG, translated from the coding sequence ATGGAGCGGCCCGCGGAGCGGCTGCGCGCCGACGCGAACCCGGACGAGACGCCGGCAGGGACCAGCCGTCAGGCCGGGGCTGCCGAGCGCCAGACGATCGAAGGTTTCGCGCGCCTCTTCGAAGCGGTCCACGAAGGCGTCTACATCGGCGTAATCGACGACGCATCGACCCGCACCGCCGCCGCCAACCCCCACCTCAAGCTGATGTTCGGCTTCGCCGCCGACGCCGCCGAGAACGCCATCCGCCCGTTCGATCCCGACACCTTCGTCGACTCGCAGGCGCGCGATGCATTCCTCGCACGGCTGCGGCGCGACGGCGCGTTGACCGACTATCTGCTGCGGCTGCGCCGCGCCGACAAGGTCGCGATCTGGGTCGAGGTGACCGCGCACGTCGAAACCGACGAAACGGGCGGCCTGCGCATCGAGGCGCTGATGCGCGACGTCAGCGAGCGCAAGCGGCTCGAGGACCAGGCGCGCGACCTCTATCACCAGCTGCTCCAGGCCGAGAAGCTGGCGGCGCTCGGCCAGACGATCTCGGGGGTCGCGCACGAGTTGAACAACCCGCTCGCGACCATCCTGACCTGGGCCGAACGGCTGTCGCAGCGGCCGCCGGCACAGATCGACGAGCAGACCAGGCGCGGCCTCGAGACCATCCTCAGCGAGTCGGAGCGAGCCGCGAAGATCGTCCGGAACCTGCTGACGTTCGCGCGCAAGCGGCACACCACGCGCGCCATGGTCGACGTCAACCAGGTCACCCGGCAGACCCTCGCGCTTCGCTCGTACGAGCAGCGTCTGCACAACGTCACGGTGATCGAGGCGCTCGCCGCCGGCCTGCCGCTCGTCTTCGCCGATCCGCACCAGTTCCAGCAGGTGCTGCTCAACCTGATCATCAACGCCGAACAGGCGATGATCGGCGCCCACGGCCACGGCACACTCGTGCTCCGCACCTGGCACGACTTCGACAGCGACGTCGTGATGCTGGAGGTCAACGACGACGGGCCCGGCATGACCGAAGACGTGCAACCGAAGATCTTCGATCCGTTCTTCACGACGAAAGAGGTCGGCAAAGGGACCGGGCTCGGGCTGACCGTGGCCTACGCCATCGTTCAGGAGCACGGCGGCCGGATCACGGTGAACTCGATGCCTGGAAGCGGCGCGTCGTTCCTCATCGCGCTGCCGGTCACCGACGCGCCGGTCAAGCCGATTGCGCCACAGGGCGCGGCCGCGCCGGATGGGGGCGCGGGATCCGTCGTGTTGGTCGTGGAAGACGAGGAGGCGCTCGGCGCCGCCGTGGCAGAGTCGCTCTCAGACGCGGGGTTCACGGTCGATCGCGCCCGCGACGGCGCCGAGGCGCTGTTGCGGGTCGAGGCGCGGATCTACGACCTGATTATCTGCGACCTGAAGATGCCGCGCGTCGATGGTATGACGTTCTATCGCACGCTCGAGCGTGAGCACCCCGAGATCGCGCGTCGGATCGTTTTCGTCACCGGCGACGTCGCCGGCACCGAGGCGGAGCAGTTTCTCGAGGAATGCGGCTGCCGCTGGCTCGCCAAGCCGTTCCGCCTGCGCGATCTGCTGCGAACCGCCAGAGAGAGCGTCGGCTAG
- a CDS encoding PCYCGC motif-containing (lipo)protein: MRWARLAIIGACLAASGCGSDPAPPAQQSQPQTPPPVAVSETSQPARGSDWLPLPDVPFPPARPRDVVEAVFHFAGDHPEVLSHIPCFCGCENRGHRNNDDCFVAARDERGRVTAWEPHGIGUGVCLDVAREAMQMHASGAPIGAIRATIEAEYRPHFSTMTPTPPVGK; encoded by the coding sequence ATGCGGTGGGCGCGGCTGGCGATCATCGGTGCGTGCCTGGCGGCGAGCGGATGCGGCAGCGACCCTGCGCCGCCTGCGCAACAATCGCAGCCGCAAACGCCACCGCCCGTCGCCGTCTCCGAGACATCGCAGCCCGCGCGCGGTTCGGATTGGCTGCCGTTGCCGGACGTCCCGTTTCCACCCGCCCGGCCGAGGGACGTCGTCGAAGCGGTCTTCCATTTCGCCGGCGACCATCCGGAAGTGCTCAGCCACATTCCGTGCTTCTGCGGCTGCGAGAACCGCGGGCATCGAAACAACGACGACTGCTTCGTCGCCGCGCGCGATGAGCGCGGCCGCGTCACCGCGTGGGAGCCGCACGGCATTGGTTGAGGGGTCTGCCTCGACGTCGCCCGTGAGGCGATGCAGATGCACGCGTCGGGCGCGCCGATCGGCGCCATCCGCGCCACCATCGAAGCGGAATATCGTCCGCATTTCTCAACGATGACCCCGACGCCCCCGGTCGGGAAGTGA
- the fabZ gene encoding 3-hydroxyacyl-ACP dehydratase FabZ: MSFDYTGKFMEDLTLPLDHATIERILPHRYPLLLVDRITELEMDKRIVGIKNVTLNERNLAQGDGTRPVMPPTILTEAIAQVGAILILAKAENRQRLPFFAGIERVRYRRPVHPGDVVVIEAVVKRLRSRMGVLHGIARVDGKVVVEGTMTFALGPARS; encoded by the coding sequence GTGTCTTTTGATTATACTGGCAAGTTCATGGAGGATCTGACGCTCCCGCTCGATCACGCCACGATCGAGCGCATCCTGCCGCACCGCTATCCGCTGCTGCTCGTGGATCGCATCACCGAGCTGGAGATGGACAAGCGGATCGTCGGGATCAAGAACGTCACGCTCAACGAACGCAACCTCGCGCAAGGCGACGGCACGCGTCCGGTGATGCCGCCGACGATCCTGACCGAAGCCATCGCGCAGGTCGGCGCCATCCTCATCCTCGCCAAGGCCGAGAACCGCCAGCGCCTGCCGTTCTTTGCCGGCATCGAACGGGTGCGCTACCGGCGTCCCGTCCACCCCGGCGACGTGGTGGTGATCGAAGCGGTGGTCAAGCGACTGCGCAGCCGCATGGGCGTGCTGCACGGCATCGCGCGCGTCGACGGCAAGGTGGTCGTCGAAGGCACGATGACGTTCGCGCTCGGCCCGGCCCGGTCCTGA
- a CDS encoding FliA/WhiG family RNA polymerase sigma factor, with protein sequence MQRQPLVASQRERIAAGLPFVESLARRVASSMPHSIELGDLVQDGMLGLIDAAFRFDEARGIKFETFAERRVRGAMIDALRRDAWPRGVRRQRRELEAAREELRRELGSEPSLADLAARVGSDEARLSRTIVRINTIESTSPLSAGDKVDGSTLPTALVPSEPAAPDRAYEDLEVRERVRAAIGSLPPRERKVIGLYYYQEATMKQIGAAIGVNESRVSQLHARAVQRLRTALGAECSMEEAARAMRPAIISFQQTMLRLKKTRPTETTVRADVPAVVLPYKKAVAKTPPRRRLVAAGRLAAAQ encoded by the coding sequence ATGCAGCGTCAGCCACTCGTCGCCAGTCAACGTGAGCGCATCGCCGCCGGACTTCCGTTCGTGGAATCGCTGGCGCGGCGTGTCGCCTCGTCCATGCCGCACTCGATTGAGCTCGGCGACCTCGTGCAGGATGGGATGCTCGGCCTCATTGACGCCGCCTTCCGCTTCGACGAGGCGCGCGGGATCAAGTTCGAGACGTTTGCCGAACGCCGGGTGCGAGGCGCGATGATCGACGCGCTGCGCCGGGACGCGTGGCCCCGCGGCGTGCGTCGTCAGCGGCGGGAGCTCGAGGCCGCGCGCGAGGAACTGCGCCGCGAGCTCGGCTCGGAGCCGTCGCTGGCTGATCTCGCCGCGCGCGTCGGGTCCGACGAAGCGCGGCTGAGCCGCACGATCGTTCGTATCAACACCATCGAGTCGACCTCGCCGTTATCGGCGGGCGACAAAGTCGACGGGTCGACGCTGCCGACGGCACTCGTGCCCTCCGAGCCGGCGGCGCCCGATCGCGCATACGAGGATCTCGAGGTCCGCGAGCGCGTGCGCGCCGCCATCGGTTCGCTGCCGCCGCGCGAGCGCAAGGTGATCGGCCTCTACTACTATCAGGAAGCGACAATGAAACAGATTGGCGCCGCGATTGGCGTCAACGAGTCGCGCGTCAGCCAGTTGCACGCGCGCGCCGTTCAGCGCCTCCGCACGGCGCTCGGCGCCGAGTGCTCCATGGAAGAGGCCGCCCGCGCCATGCGTCCGGCGATCATCTCGTTCCAGCAGACGATGCTGCGCTTGAAGAAGACCAGACCGACGGAGACGACGGTGCGGGCGGATGTCCCGGCCGTCGTCCTTCCCTACAAGAAGGCTGTGGCGAAGACGCCGCCCCGGCGGCGCCTGGTGGCGGCTGGACGCCTCGCGGCCGCGCAGTAG
- a CDS encoding EamA family transporter encodes MTSPRERKIALSAWIAVCLLWGTTYLGIRICLDTMPPLLMGGLRWFTAGALLALYLLARREPAPARATWGGITLLGFLMMGLGNGGVVWAEQTVPSGLAAVIVASAPFWMAGVEACRKDGERLSRASAIGFALGFTGIVLLVWPELKSSATAGSRAGFVVGLVSLQIACVGWSSGSSYSKRHARGENILWVAAGQMLTGGAMMIVAGTLRGEWASLYFTTRTMVAFSYLATIAAIGGFVAYTYAVRHLPLSLVSLYAYVNPVIAVALGVTVLGEAFTWRMGLAAGLVFGGVAVVQRWGQTRRPLINRTRKSTMAMTSST; translated from the coding sequence ATGACCTCGCCGCGGGAGCGCAAAATTGCTCTCTCTGCCTGGATCGCGGTGTGCCTGCTGTGGGGCACCACGTATCTCGGGATCCGGATCTGTCTCGACACGATGCCGCCGCTGCTGATGGGAGGTCTGCGCTGGTTCACGGCCGGCGCGCTGCTGGCCTTGTATCTGCTGGCGCGCCGCGAGCCGGCGCCCGCGCGTGCGACCTGGGGCGGCATCACACTGCTCGGATTCCTGATGATGGGGCTCGGCAACGGCGGTGTCGTGTGGGCGGAGCAGACGGTGCCGAGCGGACTCGCGGCGGTGATCGTCGCGTCCGCACCGTTCTGGATGGCGGGTGTCGAGGCCTGCCGCAAGGACGGAGAGCGCCTATCCCGGGCCAGCGCGATCGGCTTCGCGCTCGGCTTCACCGGCATCGTCCTGCTCGTCTGGCCTGAACTCAAGTCGTCGGCGACCGCCGGATCGCGCGCGGGGTTCGTCGTCGGCTTGGTCTCGCTGCAGATCGCCTGTGTCGGCTGGTCGTCCGGGTCGTCGTATTCGAAGCGCCACGCGCGCGGAGAGAACATCCTGTGGGTGGCGGCCGGACAGATGCTGACCGGCGGCGCGATGATGATCGTGGCCGGCACCCTGCGCGGGGAGTGGGCGTCGCTCTATTTCACCACCAGGACGATGGTCGCGTTCTCCTACCTGGCGACGATCGCCGCGATCGGTGGCTTCGTGGCCTACACATATGCCGTGCGCCACCTGCCGCTGTCGCTGGTGTCGCTGTACGCGTACGTGAATCCCGTGATCGCCGTGGCACTCGGAGTGACGGTGCTCGGCGAGGCGTTCACGTGGCGCATGGGCCTCGCCGCCGGTCTCGTGTTCGGCGGCGTGGCCGTCGTTCAGCGCTGGGGTCAGACGCGCCGGCCGCTGATCAACCGCACCAGGAAGAGCACGATGGCGATGACCAGCAGTACGTAG
- a CDS encoding ankyrin repeat domain-containing protein, translating to MADIDALIEAAKAGDLGKVQALLAGNFLLASQRLPGGESPLMSALYRGHHDVVAAVVEAGAEIDVFAASAMGRVEDLRRRLNASSVNVHAYDGWTPLHLAAFFGHRDAAGVLLDAGAPVDAVSRNALANTPLHAATAGKHADVALLLLERGADPLKVDSGGYTALEIARQNQLDGVVAAMSPERR from the coding sequence ATGGCTGATATAGACGCACTCATCGAGGCAGCGAAGGCTGGGGATCTGGGAAAGGTGCAGGCTCTGCTTGCCGGCAATTTCCTGCTGGCGAGCCAGCGTCTGCCCGGCGGGGAGTCGCCGCTGATGTCTGCGCTGTACCGTGGGCATCACGACGTCGTCGCGGCGGTGGTCGAGGCAGGCGCGGAGATCGACGTGTTCGCCGCGTCAGCGATGGGGCGGGTGGAGGATCTGCGCCGCCGGCTGAACGCGTCTTCCGTCAACGTGCATGCGTACGACGGCTGGACCCCGCTGCACCTCGCAGCGTTTTTCGGACACCGGGACGCCGCCGGCGTCCTGCTCGACGCGGGCGCGCCGGTTGACGCGGTTTCGAGGAACGCGCTGGCGAACACGCCACTCCATGCGGCTACCGCCGGCAAGCACGCCGACGTGGCGCTCTTGCTGCTCGAGCGCGGCGCCGATCCGCTCAAGGTTGACTCCGGTGGCTATACGGCCCTGGAGATCGCCCGCCAGAATCAGCTGGATGGAGTGGTCGCGGCTATGTCACCCGAGCGGCGCTGA
- a CDS encoding lmo0937 family membrane protein, which translates to MLETIAVILIVLWLLGMVSGYTLGNFIYVLLVIAIVLFLVRLISGRRV; encoded by the coding sequence ATGCTCGAAACGATTGCGGTCATCCTGATCGTCCTGTGGCTGCTTGGCATGGTCAGCGGCTACACGCTCGGCAACTTCATCTACGTACTGCTGGTCATCGCCATCGTGCTCTTCCTGGTGCGGTTGATCAGCGGCCGGCGCGTCTGA
- a CDS encoding PDZ domain-containing protein, which produces MNGCKRAAFAAAVVMAAGLFPSAAVQGQSRDRLVHAIDVGRGARLGISVSDVEDSDSTSAKAAKSGVIIDTVEPGGPADKAGLKPGDAITEFDSERVRSVRQFARLVQETPPERTLPMAVFRGGQRMTVNVTAEQGRFDDDFSVRLLETPLARLATPPLPPMPPAAPRAPAPPAPPAPGLGFEVFRLGAGPRLGISIESLDDQLAQYFGVKDGTLVRSVTQGSAGEKAGLKAGDVITAVNGRPVYDTSDVTRALDRVEGTGEFTLDVMRDRKPQTLKGKLEPRQANRKSVM; this is translated from the coding sequence ATGAACGGATGCAAACGGGCCGCGTTCGCCGCGGCGGTGGTGATGGCGGCGGGGCTGTTTCCGTCGGCAGCAGTGCAGGGCCAGAGCCGCGATCGGCTCGTCCACGCGATCGACGTCGGGCGCGGGGCTCGCCTGGGGATCTCGGTGAGCGACGTCGAGGACTCGGACAGCACGAGTGCCAAGGCCGCGAAGAGCGGCGTCATCATCGACACCGTCGAGCCGGGTGGGCCAGCCGACAAGGCCGGACTCAAGCCGGGCGACGCGATCACGGAATTCGACAGCGAGCGGGTGCGCAGTGTGCGGCAGTTCGCGCGTCTGGTACAGGAGACTCCCCCAGAACGAACGCTCCCGATGGCGGTCTTCCGTGGCGGGCAGCGGATGACCGTCAACGTCACCGCGGAGCAGGGCCGGTTTGACGATGACTTCTCGGTGCGGCTGCTCGAGACGCCGCTGGCGCGTCTGGCGACGCCGCCGCTCCCGCCCATGCCGCCTGCCGCGCCTCGCGCGCCCGCGCCACCAGCGCCGCCCGCGCCGGGTCTGGGGTTCGAAGTGTTTCGACTCGGCGCCGGGCCGCGACTGGGGATCAGCATCGAATCGCTCGACGATCAGCTTGCGCAGTACTTCGGCGTGAAGGACGGCACGCTCGTCCGCTCCGTCACCCAGGGTTCGGCGGGGGAGAAGGCCGGGCTGAAGGCGGGAGACGTCATCACGGCGGTGAACGGGCGCCCGGTCTACGACACGTCCGATGTGACGCGTGCGCTCGATCGCGTCGAGGGCACGGGGGAGTTCACGCTCGACGTGATGCGCGATCGCAAGCCACAGACCTTGAAGGGCAAGCTCGAGCCACGGCAGGCCAACCGCAAGTCGGTGATGTGA
- a CDS encoding excisionase family DNA-binding protein, whose product MDRKTISIMKACELVGVSRRTIYNWIASGKVEYVRTAGGSVRIFVDTLWREPGRSGELTRKEAS is encoded by the coding sequence ATGGATCGCAAGACCATTTCAATCATGAAGGCGTGCGAGCTGGTTGGTGTCAGCCGGCGCACCATCTACAACTGGATCGCCAGCGGCAAGGTCGAGTACGTCCGCACGGCCGGCGGCTCGGTCCGCATCTTCGTCGACACGCTCTGGCGCGAGCCAGGCCGCAGCGGGGAGCTGACGCGCAAAGAAGCCTCATGA